In a single window of the Salvelinus namaycush isolate Seneca chromosome 6, SaNama_1.0, whole genome shotgun sequence genome:
- the LOC120049989 gene encoding sodium-coupled neutral amino acid transporter 2-like, whose protein sequence is MKQATAKTEMSRFNISPDEDSSVSSNSHEYSSCPTKKVPIDSQYPDMDAESQNFLPDYHLDKKKYETDYHPGTASFGMSVFNLGNAIMGSGILGLSYAMANTGIALFVILLVAVSIFSLYSVHLLLKTANEGGSLVYEQLGYKAFGMPGKLAASISITMQNIGAMSSYLYIVKYELPIVIQAFVGANNGEWYANGDYLVILVSVVIILPLSLLRNLGYLGYTSGFSLLCMVFFLIVVIYKKFQIPCPYIPNMDVILNETVSKVLNNTVGFLNTTAIVYNEDVCTPKYFVFNSQTVYAVPILTFAFVCHPAVLPMYEELKDRSRRKMQGVANVSFLAMFIMYLLAALFGYLTFNLHVESELLHTYSKVYKSDVILLIVRLAVLTAVTLTVPVVLFPIRTSVNQLLCASKEFSWIRHTIITMVLLASTNCLVIFVPTIRDIFGFIGASAAAMLIFILPSAFYIKLVKKEPMKSVQKIGASIFLCSGFFVMIGSLTLITLDWINNASQPSDGH, encoded by the exons ATGAAACAGGCCACTGCAAAGACAGAGATGAGCCGCTTCAACATTTCTCCGGATGAGGATAGCAGTGTCAGTTCCAATAGTCATGAATACAGCTCCTGTCCAACCAAGAAGGTTCCTATTGACAG TCAATATCCCGATATGGATGCGGAGAGTCAAAACTTCCTTCCAGACTACCACCTGGACAAGAAGAAGTATGAAACGGATTAT CATCCAGGCACCGCCTCTTTTGGGATGTCAGTCTTCAACCTGGGCAATGCTATTATGGGCAGTGGCATCCTTGGTCTCTCCTATGCCATGGCCAACACTGGCATTGCACTCTTTGT AATTCTCCTGGTGGCTGTGTCCATCTTCTCCCTGTACTCTGTGCACTTGCTTCTAAAGACAGCCAATGAAGGAGGGTCGCTGGTCTATGAACAGCTGGGTTACAAGGCCTTCGGCATGCCCGGTAAACTGGCTGCATCCATCTCCATCACCATGCAGAACATCGGAG CCATGTCCAGCTACCTCTACATTGTGAAGTACGAGCTGCCGATCGTTATCCAAGCCTTCGTGGGAGCTAACAACGG AGAGTGGTATGCGAACGGGGACTATCTTGTGATCTTGGTGTCAGTTGTCATCATCCTGCCACTCTCACTTCTCAGGAACCTTG GTTACCTTGGTTACACAAGTGGTTTCTCCCTGCTTTGCATGGTGTTCTTCCTGATTGTG GTGATCTATAAGAAGTTCCAGATCCCGTGCCCTTACATTCCTAACATGGACGTGATACTGAACGAGACGGTTAGCAAGGTCCTGAACAACACGGTGGGCTTCCTCAACACCACCGCCATCGTCTACAACGAGGACGTCTGCACACCCAAATACTTTGTCTTCAACTCTCAG ACTGTGTATGCTGTTCCTATCCTGACGTTCGCCTTTGTCTGCCACCCCGCCGTCCTGCCCATGTACGAGGAGCTTAAAGA TCGTTCCCGTAGAAAGATGCAGGGCGTGGCCAACGTGTCTTTCCTGGCCATGTTCATCATGTACCTGCTGGCTGCTCTCTTCGGATATCTGACCTTCAACT TGCATGTGGAGTCCGAACTTCTGCACACCTACTCCAAGGTCTACAAGTCTGACGTGATCCTACTCATCGTTCGTCTGGCCGTGCTGACAGCTGTCACCCTGACTGTCCCTGTGGTGCTGTTTCCC ATCCGCACGTCGGTCAACCAGCTGCTGTGTGCCTCCAAGGAGTTCAGCTGGATCCGccacaccatcatcaccatggtTCTGCTGGCCAGCACAAACTGTCTGGTCATCTTCGTCCCCACCATCAGAGACATCTTCGGCTTCATCG GTGCATCTGCGGCAGCCATGTTGATCTTCATCCTGCCCTCGGCCTTCTATATCAAACTGGTCAAGAAGGAGCCCATGAAGTCTGTGCAGAAAATTGGG GCATCCATCTTCCTGTGCAGTGGTTTCTTCGTCATGATCGGCAGCTTGACCCTCATCACCCTTGACTGGATCAACAACGCCTCACAACCCTCCGACGGACACTAG